A window of Streptomyces sp. NBC_01224 genomic DNA:
GGCGCTCGGGCAGGGAGTGCACGAGGATCCGCATCGTCGACGGCACGGCTTCGAGCCACGCCGGTACGGTGCGCTCGCCGGCCTCGGCCTGGGCCACCTGGAAGGGGGTCAGGGCCTTGGACTTCTGGCGAACCTCGATCACGTCGTTCACAGCTACGCGGGCCGACGGAATGTCGGTCTTCGTGCCGTTCACGGCGATGTGTCCGTGACGCACCAGCTGACGGGCGTGGTCGCGGGACTTGGCGAAGCCTGCCCGGTAGACCACGTTGTCGAGGCGGGTCTCAAGGATGCGCAGAAGGTTCTCACCGGTCTTGCCGGTCTTCTTGTTCGCTTCCTTGTAGTAGTTCACGAACTGTCGTTCAAGAACACCGTAGATACGCGAGCACTTCTGCTTCTCACGAAGCTGAAGAAGGTACTCGCTGTCCTTGGTGCGCCCGCGTCCGTGCTCACCCGGGGGGTAAGGACGGATCTCGATCGGGCACTTCGCGCTCTCGCACTTGCTGCCCTTGAGGAACAGCTTCTGCTTCTCCCGACGGCAACGCTTGCAGTCGGCCCCGGTGTATCGCGCCATTTTCCAGTTGTCTCCGTTGCTTCAGACGGAATCAGACGCGGCGACGCTTGGGCGGCCGGCATCCGTTGTGCGGAGTGGGGGTGACGTCCTGGATCGAACCGACCTCCAGGCCGGTGGCCTGGAGCGAACGGATCGCGGTTTCGCGGCCGGAGCCCGGACCCTTGACGAAGACGTCAACCTTGCGCATGCCGTGCTCCTGCGCGCGGCGGGCGGCCGACTCGGCGGCCATCTGCGCGGCGAAGGGGGTGGACTTGCGCGAGCCCTTGAAGCCGACGTGGCCGGCGGAGGCCCAGGAGATCACGTTGCCCGAGGGGTCCGTGATCGAGACGATCGTGTTGTTGAACGTGCTCTTGATGTGCGCGTGGCCGTGAGCGACGTTCTTCTTTTCCTTGCGACGCACCTTCTTGGCTGCGCCCTGACGACCCTTGGGGGGCATGTCTTGACTCCAGATGGAGAGGGGAGGTGATCGGTCCTACAGCGAAGACCGCTGGTTGCTGCGGATGGCCGGTGTCCCGGACGCCCGCAGTGCGTCCGCTGAGGACTACTTCTTGCCCGGCTTCTTCTTACCGGCGATCGCGCGACGCGGGCCCTTGCGGGTACGAGCGTTCGTGCTGGTGCGCTGGCCGTGGACCGGCAGACCGCGACGGTGGCGGATGCCCTGGTAGCAGCCGATCTCGATCTTGCGGCGGATGTCGCCCTGGATCTCGCGGCGAAGGTCACCCTCGGTGCGGAGGTTGGCGTCCACGTACTCGCGGATCTTGACCAGGTCCTCTTCGGCCAGGTCGCGAACGCGCGTGTTGGGGTTCACGCCGGTGGTGGCGAGAATCTCCTTGGACCGGGTGCGCCCGATACCGAAGACGTAGGTGAGGGCAACCTCCACGCGCTTTTCGCGCGGGATGTCAACACCTGAAACGCGTGCCATTCAATGGCTCCAGTTGTTATTTCGGGGGTCTTCCGCAGTGCCACTCCCGATCGCCGACCTCTCGTGACGAGAGGTGGTACGCCCGGGTCCCCGGCCCCCGCCGGAGGTGTCGTCAGCCGAAGCTTGGACGGACTCTGCGTATGTACGTATTACGTGCGTCGCGCGAAGTGCTGCGAGATGCAGGGGGTCGTGCGTCAGCCCTGGCGCTGCTTGTGGCGCAGGTTGTCGCAGATGACCATGACCCGACCGTGACGGCGGATCACCTTGCACTTGTCGCAGATCTTCTTGACGCTCGGCTTGACCTTCATGGGATGTCAGGTTCTCCGGGTCAGTGCCATCACCACGCCGAAGCGGGGTGCGGGCAAGATCTACTTGTAGCGGTAGACGATCCGGCCACGCGTCAGGTCGTACGGAGAGAGCTCCACGACGACCCGGTCATCCGGAAGGATTCGGATGTAGTGCATCCGCATCTTGCCGCTGATGTGCGCGAGGACCTTGTGACCGTTCTGGAGTTCCACCTTGAACATGGCGTTCGGGAGGGACTCGATCACGGTGCCCTCAATTTCGATGGCACCTTGCTTCTTGGCCACGCTTCGCCTTTCGAATCGGCTACCTTGATCGACTTTCGGCATCACATGTGGACATGTGGACACACGGATGCACGAGAGCCGACGAGTCAGTCTACGTCAGCGGACTCCAAAAGACGAATCCGTCAAGTTTGCCCACCCCGGGAGATCCTTAGACCTCCACAAGGGGGTCAAATCGGCCTATGGGGCCGCCCTGGTCCTTAAGACCCTGGGGAAGGGTCCGGGGCCGCCTCGATCCCGACCCCTCCCCCACGCAGCCCTCACGGGCTCGACGCCAAGGCGCCTCGCAGGCTCCCGCCGGCTGCGTGCACTCCGTCCGCCGGGCGAATGATCAGCCCAGGGGGTCCGGCGCGGCCTCGATCCCGTACTGGGCCAGCTTCGCCTTGCCGCAGTCGGGGGCCGTCAGGACCAGCGGGCCCTGCTCGGTGAGGGCGATCGAGTGCTCCCAGTGGGAGGACCAGGTGCCGTCCGTCGTGATCACGGTCCAGTCGTCCTGGAGCACCTCGGTCTGCGCCGTACCGAGCGAGACCATCGGCTCGATGGCCAGGCAGACGCCGGGCACGAGCTTGATGCCCTTGCCGCGCTTGCGGGCGACATAGTTCAGCAGGTGCGGGTCCATGTGCATCTCGGTACCGATGCCGTGGCCGCCGTAGTCCTCGATGATCCCGTACTTGCCGGTGGCGGGGCGGGGCTGGCGGCGGATGTAGGACTCGATCGCCTTCGAGATGTCGACGAGGCGGTTGTTCACCTTCATCGCGGCGATACCGGCCCACATGGACTCCTCGGTGACCCGGGAGAGTTCGATCAGCTCCGGTGCGTGACCGGTGCCGACGAAGGCCGTGTATGCGGCGTCGCCGTGCCAGCCGTCGACGATCGCGCCGGCGTCGATGGAGATGATGTCGCCGTCCTTGAGGACGGTCTTGTCGTCCGGGATGCCATGGACGACGACCTCATTGACCGAGGTGCAGATGGTCGCGGGGAACCCGCCGTACCCGAGGAAGTTCGACTTCGCACCGTGATCGGCGATCACCTTGCGAGCGACCTGGTCCAGGTCCAGCGTGGTGGCGCCGGGGACCGCCGCTTCGCGGGTGGCCGCGTGAATGGCAGCGACCACCAGCCCCGCCTCACGCATCTTCGCGATCTGCTCGGGGGTCTTGATCTGCACCATTGCGCGGCGCCTCTCTGCGTCGGACCTGCATAGAACGGTGACGGGTGCGGCCGTACTCAACGATACGGCGCAAACAGTCGGCCGCGGCGCCCATGGACGCCGCGGCCGACTGCACAAGTACTGCGGGGTGTTCTCTCAGCCCTTGGCGGACTTGAGAGCCTCCATCGCCCGCTCGGTCACATCGGTGACCTTGCCGAGCGCGGAGATGGTGACCACCAGGTTCTGGGCCCTGTAGTAGTCGATGATCGGCTCGGTCTGCGTGTGGTAGACCTCCAGCCGAGTACGAACCGTGTCCTCGGTGTCGTCATCGCGCTGGTACAGCTCGCCGCCGCAGGTGTCGCAGACGCCCTCGGTCTTCGGCGGGTTGTACGTCACGTGGAAGACGTGCGAGCCGTCGTTCCGGCAGATCCGGCGGCCGGCGATGCGCTTGACCACCTCGTCCTCGGGGACCTCCAGGTCCAGGACCGCGTCCAGCTTGGTGCCCTCGTCCTTGAGCATGGCGTCAAGAGCCTCGGCCTGACCCACATTGCGCGGGAAGCCGTCCAGCAGGAAGCCGTTCTCGGCGTCCGGCTGGGACATGCGGTCCTTGGCCATCCCGATGGTGACCTCGTCCGGCACCAACTGCCCTGCGTCCATGAAGGCGCGGGCCTGCTTGCCAAGGTCGGTGCCCTGACTGATGTTGGCACGGAAGAGATCGCCCGTGGAGATCTGTGGAATCGACAGGTTCTTGGCAAGGTACGCAGCCTGCGTTCCCTTGCCGGCACCGGGCGGCCCGACGAGGACGATTCGCATCAGCGGAGGAACCCTTCGTAATTGCGCTGCTGGAGCTGACTCTCGATCTGCTTCACGGTCTCCAGCCCCACACCCACGATGATCAGGATGCTCGTCCCGCCGAACGGGAAGTTGGCGTTCGCACCACCGAAGCCGGCCAACGCCATCGTCGGCACAAGAGCGATCAGACCCAAGTACAGCGAGCCCGGCCAAGTGATCCTGTTGAGCACGTAGCTCAGGTACTCGGCAGTAGGTCGACCAGCCCGGATACCCGGGATGAACCCACCATACTTCTTCATGTTGTCCGCGACTTCCTCGGGGTTGAACGAAATCGCCACATAGAAGAAGGCGAAGAAGACGATCAACAGGAAGTACGCCGTGATGTAGTACGGGTGGTCGCCCTTGACGAAGTTGTCCTTGATCCAGGTCGCCCAGCCCGCAGTGGAGTTGGAGAACTGGACGATCAGGGCCGGGATGTAGAGCAGCGAAGAAGCGAAGATGACGGGAATCACACCCGCCTGATTCACCTTCAGCGGAATGTACGTCGACGTACCGCCGTACGACCTGCGGCCGATCATGCGCTTCGCGTACTGCACCGGGATACGGCGCTGGGCCTGCTCGACGAAGACGACGAGGCCCACCATCACGAAGCCGATCAGGATGACGGTGCCGAACTCGATCCATCCGTCGGCCAGCTTGCCGCTGGTCTTGATGGCCCAGAGGGCGCCGGGGAAACTGGCGGCGATCGAGATGAACATCAGGATCGACATGCCGTTGCCGATGCCGCGGTCGGTGATGAGCTCACCGAGCCACATGACGGCCGCGGTACCCGCGGTCATCGTGATCACCATGACGATGGTCGTGAAGATCGACTGGTTCGGCACGATCTGGTCGGCGACCGGGCAGCCGCTGAACAGTGCGCCACTGGTGGCGGTGGCCACCAGGCCGGTGCCCTGGAGGATGGCGAGCGCGACGGTCAGATAACGCGTGTACTGCGTAATCTTCGCCTGCCCGGACTGCCCCTCCTTCTTGAGCGCCTCGAGTCGGGGAATCACCACGGTCAGCAGCTGAAGAATGATGCTGGCCGTGATGTACGGCATGATGCCGAGCGCGAAGATCGTGATCTGCAGCAGTGCACCACCGCTGAACATGTTCACCAGGCCGAAGAGGCTGTTGTTGCCCTTGCTGGCCTGATCAACACAGGTCTGGACGTTCTCGTAGCTCACTCCCGGTACAGGGATGTGTGCCCCGAGCCGGTAGAGCACGATGATGCCGAGCGTGAAGAGCAGCTTCTTGCGCAGGTCGGGCGTCTTGAACGCCCGGGCGAACGCGGTGAGCACGGTGCCTCCTGCGACCCCCGCGCAATGCGTAGAGGTGACGGTCTTGAGGATCGACGAATACGTAACAGTCAAAGGTCCCCGGGCGGGCGCCCAGGGGGTTACCACACAACAACGCACGCCACCTTACCGGCGACCATGCCCACCTAGGAACGACCAACCGGGGATGCCCCATATGAGAGGCATCCCCGGTCGGATGTTCAGGCCATCGAGTTGTCTCAGACGAGCTCGGTGACGGTGCCGCCGGCGGCGGCAATCTTCTCCTTGGCGGAGCCGGAGACGGCGTCAACCGAAACCTGCAGCGCCACGGAGATCTCGCCCTGTCCGAGGACCTTGACGAGGTGGTTGTTGCGCACCGCACCCTTGGCGACCAGGTCGGCCACGGTGACCTCTCCACCCTCGGGGTAGAGCGTCGCGAGCTTGTCCAGGTTCACGACCTGGTACTCGGTGCGGAACGGGTTCTTGAAGCCCTTGAGCTTCGGGAGACGCATGTGGAGGGGCATCTGCCCACCCTCGAAGCGCTCCGGAACCTGGTAACGGGCCTTGGTGCCCTTGGTACCACGACCAGCGGTCTTACCCTTGGACGCCTCACCACGACCCACACGGGTCTTGGCGGTCTTGGCGCCCGGGGCGGGCCGGAGGTCATGGGCCTTCAGCGGCTTGTTCTCCGCCATGTCAGTCGACCTCCTCAACCGTCACGAGGTGGCGGACGGTGTGCACCATTCCGCGGAACTCGGGGCGGTCCTCCTTGACAACCACGTCGTGCAGGCGCTTGAGCCCGAGCGAACGAAGGGTGTCGCGGTGGTTCTGCTTGCTGCCGATGTACGACTTCGTCTGCGTGATCTTGAGGCGAGCCATTACGCACCCGCTCCCGCACGTGCACGAAGCAGAGCCGCGGGGGCGACGTCCTCGAGGGGCAGACCACGGCGAGCCGCGATCTCCTCGGGACGCTGCAGGCCCTTGAGGG
This region includes:
- the rpmJ gene encoding 50S ribosomal protein L36 gives rise to the protein MKVKPSVKKICDKCKVIRRHGRVMVICDNLRHKQRQG
- the infA gene encoding translation initiation factor IF-1; this translates as MAKKQGAIEIEGTVIESLPNAMFKVELQNGHKVLAHISGKMRMHYIRILPDDRVVVELSPYDLTRGRIVYRYK
- the map gene encoding type I methionyl aminopeptidase; the protein is MVQIKTPEQIAKMREAGLVVAAIHAATREAAVPGATTLDLDQVARKVIADHGAKSNFLGYGGFPATICTSVNEVVVHGIPDDKTVLKDGDIISIDAGAIVDGWHGDAAYTAFVGTGHAPELIELSRVTEESMWAGIAAMKVNNRLVDISKAIESYIRRQPRPATGKYGIIEDYGGHGIGTEMHMDPHLLNYVARKRGKGIKLVPGVCLAIEPMVSLGTAQTEVLQDDWTVITTDGTWSSHWEHSIALTEQGPLVLTAPDCGKAKLAQYGIEAAPDPLG
- the rpsK gene encoding 30S ribosomal protein S11; its protein translation is MPPKGRQGAAKKVRRKEKKNVAHGHAHIKSTFNNTIVSITDPSGNVISWASAGHVGFKGSRKSTPFAAQMAAESAARRAQEHGMRKVDVFVKGPGSGRETAIRSLQATGLEVGSIQDVTPTPHNGCRPPKRRRV
- the rpsM gene encoding 30S ribosomal protein S13, producing the protein MARVSGVDIPREKRVEVALTYVFGIGRTRSKEILATTGVNPNTRVRDLAEEDLVKIREYVDANLRTEGDLRREIQGDIRRKIEIGCYQGIRHRRGLPVHGQRTSTNARTRKGPRRAIAGKKKPGKK
- the secY gene encoding preprotein translocase subunit SecY; translated protein: MLTAFARAFKTPDLRKKLLFTLGIIVLYRLGAHIPVPGVSYENVQTCVDQASKGNNSLFGLVNMFSGGALLQITIFALGIMPYITASIILQLLTVVIPRLEALKKEGQSGQAKITQYTRYLTVALAILQGTGLVATATSGALFSGCPVADQIVPNQSIFTTIVMVITMTAGTAAVMWLGELITDRGIGNGMSILMFISIAASFPGALWAIKTSGKLADGWIEFGTVILIGFVMVGLVVFVEQAQRRIPVQYAKRMIGRRSYGGTSTYIPLKVNQAGVIPVIFASSLLYIPALIVQFSNSTAGWATWIKDNFVKGDHPYYITAYFLLIVFFAFFYVAISFNPEEVADNMKKYGGFIPGIRAGRPTAEYLSYVLNRITWPGSLYLGLIALVPTMALAGFGGANANFPFGGTSILIIVGVGLETVKQIESQLQQRNYEGFLR
- the rpsD gene encoding 30S ribosomal protein S4 — protein: MARYTGADCKRCRREKQKLFLKGSKCESAKCPIEIRPYPPGEHGRGRTKDSEYLLQLREKQKCSRIYGVLERQFVNYYKEANKKTGKTGENLLRILETRLDNVVYRAGFAKSRDHARQLVRHGHIAVNGTKTDIPSARVAVNDVIEVRQKSKALTPFQVAQAEAGERTVPAWLEAVPSTMRILVHSLPERQVIDTQVQEQLIVELYSK
- the rplO gene encoding 50S ribosomal protein L15, translating into MAENKPLKAHDLRPAPGAKTAKTRVGRGEASKGKTAGRGTKGTKARYQVPERFEGGQMPLHMRLPKLKGFKNPFRTEYQVVNLDKLATLYPEGGEVTVADLVAKGAVRNNHLVKVLGQGEISVALQVSVDAVSGSAKEKIAAAGGTVTELV
- a CDS encoding adenylate kinase, producing the protein MRIVLVGPPGAGKGTQAAYLAKNLSIPQISTGDLFRANISQGTDLGKQARAFMDAGQLVPDEVTIGMAKDRMSQPDAENGFLLDGFPRNVGQAEALDAMLKDEGTKLDAVLDLEVPEDEVVKRIAGRRICRNDGSHVFHVTYNPPKTEGVCDTCGGELYQRDDDTEDTVRTRLEVYHTQTEPIIDYYRAQNLVVTISALGKVTDVTERAMEALKSAKG
- the rpmD gene encoding 50S ribosomal protein L30 — translated: MARLKITQTKSYIGSKQNHRDTLRSLGLKRLHDVVVKEDRPEFRGMVHTVRHLVTVEEVD